In Halosolutus amylolyticus, the genomic window CGCCTCCGAAAATGGAGGTCGAGGAGGGGGAGCGCGTGACCGTCAGGATCTCTTCGCGACGACCGGTCCGGGCGAAACTCGTCGACGAGCCCCTCCCGGGGCTGTCGGTCGAGCGGACGGACCTTTCGACAGCTCTCGGCCGTGAGGACGCCGGCGTTCGCATCGCGTCGTCCCGGTACGGTGAGGAACTCACCGTGGGACGGCTCGCGACGCTGGCCGGACGGGTCGAACGGGACGGGATGACCGTCGCGTTCGGCGCGCCCGAGAGAGGGCTGCCGGATATCCTCGGAATCGAGGCATCCGCGATCGACTCGTCGTCTCGCGACGACGGGGCGGATGACGGAGTCGAACCCACAGCCGATCCGGGGTTCGACCTCTGGCTGAACACGGTTCCGGATCAGGGAAGCGAGGTCGTGCGAACGGAAGAAGCACTGTTCGCCACCCTCGCGCCCCTCTCACTGAGAGAGTGATAGAATGCCACAAGCAAATACACCACGCAAAGGCTCACTCGGGTTCGGCCCACGAAAGCGTGCGACCAGCGAGGTCCCGCGCTTCAACTCGTGGCCGGACGACGACGGACAGCCGACGCTCCAGGGCTTCGCGGGCTACAAGGCCGGCATGACCCACGTCGTCATGGTCGACGATAAAGCGAACTCGCCGACCGAGGGGATGGAACAGACCGTCCCCGTGACGATCGTGGAGACGCCGCCGATGCGCGCCGTCGCGCTGCGAGCGTACGAAGACACGCCGTACGGCAAGAAGCCGGTCACCGAGGTCTGGACCGACGAGTTCGTTCCCGAACTCGATCGCGTCCTCGATCTCCCCGGTGACGACTACGACACCGACGCAGCCGCGGACGAACTCCGCGGGCTCCTCGAGGAGGGGCGCGTCGACGACGTGCGCGTCATCACGCACACGGTTCCCGGGGACGTTCCCTCGGTTCCCAAGAAGAAGCCGGACGTGATGGAGACGCGCGTCGGCGGCGGCTCCGTCCAGGAGCGCGTCGACTACGCCCTCGAACTGCTCGAGGACGGCGGCGGCGAACACGTCATGAACGACGTGTTCCGCGCCGGCGAGTACGTCGACGCAAGCGGCGTCACGAAAGGGAAAGGAACCCAGGGTCCCGTCAAGCGATGGGGCGTCCAGAAACGCAAGGGCAAACACGCCCGGCAGGGCTGGCGCCGCCGCATCGGGAACCTCGGTCCCTGGAATCCGTCCCGCGTCCGGTCGACGGTCCCACAGCAGGGCCAGACCGGCTACCACCAGCGGACGGAACTGAACAAGCGCCTCGTCGACATCGGCGACGGGGCCGACGCGACGGTCGACGGCGGCTTCGTCAACTACGGCGAAGTCGACGGCCCGCACGCGTTGATCAAGGGCTCGCTCCCCGGGCCGGAACAGCGTCTCGTGCGCTTCCGCCCGGCGATCCGACCCGGAGACCAGCCGCGCCTCGACCCCGAGGTGCGCTACGTCTCCACCGCATCCAATCAGGGGTAGATAGCACATGGACGCAACAGTACGAGACCTGGACGGCTCGGACGCGGGGGAGGTCGAGCTCCCGGCGGTCTTCGAGACCCAGTACCGCCCGGACCTGATCGCCCGCGCGGTCCGCGTCGCCCAGGCAAACCGGAAACAGGACTACGGCGCCGACGAGTTCGCCGGCCTTCGAACGCCGGCCGAGTCGTTCGGTAGCGGCCGAGGGATGGCCCACGTCCCGCGACAGGACGGACGCGGTCGCCGCGTTCCCCAGACGGTCAAGGGGCGCAAGGCCCACCCGCCGAAAGCCGAGAAGGACTGGTCTGAATCGATCAACACGAAAGAGAAGAAACTGGCCGTCCGCAGCGCGATCGCTGCGACGACCGACGCCGACCTCGTCGCCGAGCGCGGCCACGAGTTCGACGACGACGCCGAGATTCCGGTCGTCGTCTCCGACGAGTTCGAGGACCTCCAGAAGACGAAGGACGTCGTCGAGTTCCTCGAGGCCGCCGGCCTCGATGCGGACATCGAACGCGCCGACGAGGGTCGGGGCGTCCGATCGGGTCGCGGGAAGACCCGTGGACGCAAGTACAAGGAGCCGTCGTCGATCCTGTTCGTGACCTCGAGCGAGACCGGCCCGTCCCGTGCGGCCCGGAACCTCGCCGGCGCGGACGTCGCGACGGCCGCGGAGGTCAACGCGGAGGATCTGGCGCCGGGCGCACAGCCCGGTCGCCTGACCGTCTGGACCGAGAGCGCGCTCGAGGAGGTGGCGGACCGATGAGTTCGATCATCGAGCACCCGCTGGTCACGGAGAAGGCGATGAACGACATGGACTTCGAGAACAAGCTCCAGTTCGTCGTCAACCCGGACGCGACCAAGCCGGAAATCCGTGACGAGGTCGAAGACCGCTTCGACATCACGGTCGACAACGTCAACACGCAAGTGACGATGAAAGGCAAGAAAAAAGCAACCGTCAAACTCTCCGAGGACGACGACGCGCAGGAAGTCGCCTCGCGAATCGGGGTGTTCTGAGGATGGGACGACGCATTCTCGGACAACGGCGCGGACGCGGGACGCCGACGTTCCGTGCCCCGTCGCATCGCTACAAGGCGAAACTCGACCACAAGAAGGAAGAAGACGACGACGTGGTCCGCGGGACGGTCGTGGACATCGAACACGACCCGGCCCGATCGGCGCCCGTCGCGGCCGTCGAGTTCGAGGACGGCGATCAGCGCCTCGTCCTCGCGCCCGAAGGCGTCGCCGTCGGCGAGGAGATCCAGGTCGGGGTCTCGGCGGAGATCAA contains:
- a CDS encoding RNA methyltransferase, with protein sequence MTVSVLVPSSLTREAEDKREATRKLGYVARAATIYRADRLIVFPDREGETGRFDGGFVSTVLRYAATPPYLRNEVWGMRDELEYAGVLPPLRAVSQTGSESNGSGSSRQGIVTEVGPEGRVRVNCGLQHPISLNTPPKMEVEEGERVTVRISSRRPVRAKLVDEPLPGLSVERTDLSTALGREDAGVRIASSRYGEELTVGRLATLAGRVERDGMTVAFGAPERGLPDILGIEASAIDSSSRDDGADDGVEPTADPGFDLWLNTVPDQGSEVVRTEEALFATLAPLSLRE
- the rpl4p gene encoding 50S ribosomal protein L4 — encoded protein: MDATVRDLDGSDAGEVELPAVFETQYRPDLIARAVRVAQANRKQDYGADEFAGLRTPAESFGSGRGMAHVPRQDGRGRRVPQTVKGRKAHPPKAEKDWSESINTKEKKLAVRSAIAATTDADLVAERGHEFDDDAEIPVVVSDEFEDLQKTKDVVEFLEAAGLDADIERADEGRGVRSGRGKTRGRKYKEPSSILFVTSSETGPSRAARNLAGADVATAAEVNAEDLAPGAQPGRLTVWTESALEEVADR
- a CDS encoding 50S ribosomal protein L23, translating into MSSIIEHPLVTEKAMNDMDFENKLQFVVNPDATKPEIRDEVEDRFDITVDNVNTQVTMKGKKKATVKLSEDDDAQEVASRIGVF
- a CDS encoding 50S ribosomal protein L3, with protein sequence MPQANTPRKGSLGFGPRKRATSEVPRFNSWPDDDGQPTLQGFAGYKAGMTHVVMVDDKANSPTEGMEQTVPVTIVETPPMRAVALRAYEDTPYGKKPVTEVWTDEFVPELDRVLDLPGDDYDTDAAADELRGLLEEGRVDDVRVITHTVPGDVPSVPKKKPDVMETRVGGGSVQERVDYALELLEDGGGEHVMNDVFRAGEYVDASGVTKGKGTQGPVKRWGVQKRKGKHARQGWRRRIGNLGPWNPSRVRSTVPQQGQTGYHQRTELNKRLVDIGDGADATVDGGFVNYGEVDGPHALIKGSLPGPEQRLVRFRPAIRPGDQPRLDPEVRYVSTASNQG